The Desulfuromonas sp. genome has a window encoding:
- a CDS encoding sigma-54-dependent Fis family transcriptional regulator: MQPKILFIDDDKAILELLRVTFEDEPADLYFAEDSTSGLKIVREQRPNVAVIDIRLPGKSGLEILQEIKAINPEIVVIMTTGHNTTQNAIEAMKYGAYDFLLKPFDILNLIDIVNKGIEANQLSRNVQYRDAGSETSETSGDEDIMIGSSPEMIEIWKKVGQVAASDATVLIEGESGTGKELLARAVYNNSNRKNKPFLAVNCAALPESILESELFGHEKGAFTDAHTRRIGKFEQCDGGTLFLDEVSEMSLESQGKLLRVLENQKFERVGGNEPIQVDVRIIAATNRSLQNATKTGKFRLDLFYRLRIVTFQLPPLRDRQKDIPLLCDLFVREYARKYNKSVQGITTEALDFLQANWWDGNIRELKNAISAAIVFARDEWLKPEDFGLLKSSEESIDENADALSDLLKDLLRKPFAQMLQQHSGEIYERMNSELERALIELAMQKCEGNQVKAAKILGISRNTLRNRLERFGIT, from the coding sequence ATGCAACCAAAAATTCTTTTTATCGATGACGACAAGGCGATCCTCGAGCTGTTGCGAGTGACGTTCGAAGACGAGCCGGCCGATCTCTATTTTGCCGAGGACAGTACTTCCGGCCTGAAGATTGTCCGGGAGCAGCGGCCGAATGTCGCTGTCATCGATATCAGGCTTCCCGGCAAATCAGGTCTCGAGATCCTGCAGGAGATCAAGGCGATCAATCCCGAAATCGTTGTCATAATGACCACCGGCCACAATACGACCCAGAATGCGATCGAGGCGATGAAGTACGGTGCCTATGATTTTCTGCTCAAGCCGTTCGATATTCTCAATCTGATCGATATCGTCAACAAGGGAATCGAGGCAAACCAGCTCAGCCGCAACGTGCAGTACAGGGATGCCGGGTCCGAAACATCGGAAACTTCTGGCGACGAGGATATCATGATCGGCTCTTCGCCGGAGATGATCGAGATCTGGAAAAAGGTCGGTCAGGTCGCCGCGTCGGACGCGACCGTTTTGATAGAGGGGGAAAGCGGTACCGGCAAAGAGCTGTTGGCACGGGCTGTTTACAACAACTCGAATCGTAAAAACAAACCCTTTCTTGCTGTCAATTGTGCCGCTTTACCGGAAAGTATTCTCGAGAGCGAACTGTTCGGACATGAGAAAGGCGCGTTTACCGATGCCCATACGCGCCGTATCGGAAAATTTGAACAGTGTGACGGCGGAACGCTGTTTCTTGACGAAGTTTCAGAAATGAGTCTCGAGAGTCAGGGTAAGCTGCTGCGGGTTCTCGAAAATCAGAAATTTGAACGGGTCGGCGGCAATGAACCGATTCAGGTCGATGTCCGGATCATCGCCGCGACCAACCGCAGCCTGCAAAATGCAACAAAGACCGGCAAGTTTCGCCTCGATCTGTTCTACCGACTCCGAATCGTTACTTTTCAATTGCCGCCGTTGCGCGACAGACAGAAAGATATCCCGCTCTTGTGCGATCTGTTTGTTCGTGAGTACGCAAGAAAGTACAACAAATCGGTCCAGGGGATCACCACCGAGGCTCTCGATTTTCTGCAGGCCAACTGGTGGGATGGCAATATCCGCGAGCTGAAAAATGCCATCAGTGCGGCCATCGTTTTCGCCCGGGATGAATGGCTCAAACCCGAAGATTTCGGTTTGCTGAAATCGTCCGAAGAGTCGATAGACGAAAATGCCGATGCGTTGTCCGATCTTCTCAAAGATCTCCTCAGGAAACCTTTTGCACAAATGCTTCAGCAACATTCCGGAGAGATCTATGAGCGAATGAATTCCGAACTGGAGCGGGCCTTGATCGAACTTGCCATGCAGAAGTGCGAGGGCAACCAGGTCAAGGCGGCAAAAATCCTCGGTATCAGCCGCAATACCCTGCGCAATCGGCTCGAGCGCTTCGGCATCACCTAA